A genomic window from Rhizobium sp. EC-SD404 includes:
- a CDS encoding HIT family protein, with translation MTTPEAYDDANIFARILRGELPAHRVYEDDHTLAFMDIMPRGDGHCLVLPKAPSRNILDVEPGDLSHVMATVQKLARAVKKAFDADGVTIQQFNESAGGQVVFHLHVHVIPRFDGVALKPHTGTMEDPDILKANAEKIRAAL, from the coding sequence ATGACCACGCCCGAGGCTTATGACGACGCCAACATCTTTGCCAGGATCCTGCGCGGCGAGCTGCCGGCGCATCGCGTCTACGAGGACGATCACACTCTTGCGTTCATGGACATCATGCCGCGCGGCGACGGCCACTGCCTCGTCCTGCCCAAGGCTCCATCACGCAACATCCTGGATGTCGAGCCCGGCGATCTCTCGCATGTGATGGCCACCGTGCAGAAACTTGCCCGGGCGGTGAAGAAGGCGTTCGATGCCGATGGCGTGACCATTCAGCAGTTCAACGAAAGCGCTGGCGGTCAGGTCGTCTTCCACCTGCATGTCCATGTGATCCCGCGCTTCGACGGCGTTGCGCTGAAGCCGCACACCGGCACCATGGAAGATCCGGACATTTTGAAAGCCAATGCGGAGAAAATCCGCGCTGCACTTTGA
- a CDS encoding GlsB/YeaQ/YmgE family stress response membrane protein, with protein MDLNGMGLLGAIIVGGIAGWLAEQFMKSNHGLFMNIILGIIGAALLNFLLSVLGIYTGTGVLIYLIVGFIGACILIAIGRAVRR; from the coding sequence ATGGATCTGAACGGCATGGGACTGCTGGGCGCAATCATCGTCGGCGGCATCGCGGGTTGGCTCGCGGAACAATTCATGAAGAGCAATCACGGTCTCTTCATGAACATCATTCTCGGCATCATCGGTGCCGCGCTGCTGAACTTCTTGCTCAGCGTTCTCGGCATCTACACCGGCACCGGCGTTCTGATCTACTTGATCGTTGGCTTCATCGGCGCGTGCATTCTGATTGCCATTGGTCGCGCCGTCAGGCGATAA
- the lipA gene encoding lipoyl synthase, with protein sequence MVTVLDTIAEAKQRLRHPEKAHRPDNEIARKPEWIRVKAPTSQGYRETRELVKSHNLVTVCEEAGCPNIGECWDKKHATFMIMGEICTRACAFCNVATGMPNALDPNEPENVGLAVAKMGLNHVVITSVDRDDLADGGAHHFVEVIHAIRRHAPGTTIEILTPDFLRKPGALETVVAARPDVFNHNLETVASNYLTVRPGARYFHSMRLLQRVKELDPTIFTKSGIMVGLGEERNEVLQLMDDLRTADVDFITIGQYLQPSRKHHRVVSFVTPDEFKSYETVAYSKGFLMVSASPLTRSSHHAGDDFARLRVAREKKLALAS encoded by the coding sequence ATGGTCACTGTGCTGGATACAATCGCCGAGGCAAAGCAGCGTCTGCGTCATCCCGAAAAGGCCCACCGGCCCGATAACGAGATCGCGCGCAAGCCAGAGTGGATTCGCGTCAAGGCGCCAACGTCCCAAGGCTATCGCGAAACCCGCGAGCTCGTGAAATCGCACAATCTCGTCACGGTTTGCGAGGAGGCGGGCTGCCCCAACATCGGCGAGTGCTGGGACAAGAAGCACGCCACCTTCATGATCATGGGCGAGATCTGCACCCGGGCTTGCGCGTTCTGCAACGTTGCAACCGGCATGCCGAACGCGCTCGATCCCAATGAGCCCGAGAATGTAGGCCTCGCCGTCGCGAAGATGGGCTTGAACCACGTGGTGATCACATCGGTCGATCGCGACGATCTCGCCGATGGCGGTGCCCATCATTTTGTCGAGGTGATCCACGCGATCCGGCGCCACGCTCCGGGAACGACAATCGAAATCCTGACCCCTGATTTCCTGCGCAAGCCAGGAGCCTTGGAAACTGTGGTCGCGGCGCGGCCGGATGTCTTCAATCACAATCTGGAGACCGTCGCCTCGAACTACCTGACGGTGCGTCCCGGAGCGCGCTATTTCCACTCGATGCGTCTTTTGCAGCGGGTTAAAGAGCTCGATCCGACGATCTTCACCAAATCCGGCATCATGGTCGGTCTCGGTGAGGAGCGGAACGAAGTGCTGCAGTTGATGGACGATCTGCGCACGGCGGATGTCGATTTCATCACGATCGGCCAGTATCTGCAGCCAAGTCGCAAGCATCACCGCGTCGTCAGCTTCGTGACGCCGGACGAATTCAAGTCCTATGAGACCGTTGCATACTCCAAGGGCTTTCTGATGGTTTCGGCCAGCCCGCTGACTCGCTCTTCCCACCATGCGGGCGACGATTTTGCCCGGCTTCGCGTTGCGCGCGAAAAGAAGCTCGCGCTGGCGTCCTGA
- a CDS encoding SMR family transporter, which produces MVYVYLVVAVIFEVIATSALKLSEGFTRLWPSIVTVGGYSIAFFFLSLTLKTMPVGIVYALWSGTGIVLIAAIGYFAFGQRLDLPAIIGLALIIAGVLIVNLFSRTVGH; this is translated from the coding sequence ATGGTTTACGTCTACCTCGTCGTCGCCGTCATCTTCGAGGTGATCGCCACGTCTGCGCTCAAGCTGTCGGAAGGCTTCACGCGGTTGTGGCCTTCCATCGTCACGGTCGGCGGCTACAGCATAGCGTTCTTCTTCCTATCGCTGACGCTGAAGACGATGCCGGTCGGGATCGTCTACGCGCTCTGGTCGGGCACAGGCATCGTGCTGATTGCGGCCATCGGCTATTTCGCTTTCGGGCAGCGGCTCGATCTTCCAGCCATCATCGGCCTCGCGCTGATCATCGCAGGCGTCCTGATCGTCAATCTCTTCTCGCGAACCGTCGGCCACTGA
- a CDS encoding DUF1850 domain-containing protein, whose amino-acid sequence MSLCLSAAGKTIALALEAFSLVWTHSVEKTEWREDWRVADGLLVIERAHVQGTGAGMEIPAGAEMIDGAWVYEPSLPPRPSVFFSDAGQGSDWQICAMGRCRTIGSLVAVAGSTLEMKACDEPGQPLFDD is encoded by the coding sequence ATGAGCCTCTGCCTGAGCGCGGCGGGCAAAACCATCGCGCTGGCTCTGGAAGCATTTTCACTTGTTTGGACGCACTCCGTGGAAAAGACCGAGTGGCGCGAGGATTGGCGCGTCGCCGATGGCCTGTTGGTCATCGAGCGCGCGCATGTCCAGGGCACGGGTGCCGGCATGGAGATCCCGGCCGGTGCGGAGATGATCGACGGCGCATGGGTCTACGAGCCGAGCTTGCCCCCGAGGCCGTCCGTGTTCTTCTCTGATGCGGGGCAGGGCAGCGACTGGCAAATCTGCGCCATGGGTCGCTGCCGGACGATCGGCTCACTTGTCGCCGTAGCCGGCAGCACGCTGGAAATGAAAGCGTGCGACGAACCTGGTCAACCGCTGTTCGACGACTGA
- a CDS encoding type II toxin-antitoxin system RatA family toxin: MPQFETTRQVNHSARDMFALVADVERYPEFLPLCESLTVRSRKEGEDGKELLVADMSVGYKAIRETFSSQVVLRPAENRIDVKYIDGPFRYLDNRWTFEETGPDSCAVHFFIDYQFRNRMLGMLMGTMFDRAFRTFAEAFERRADKIYGLRKQTG, from the coding sequence ATGCCTCAGTTCGAAACCACCCGCCAAGTGAATCACTCCGCACGCGACATGTTTGCACTTGTCGCCGATGTGGAGCGCTATCCTGAATTCCTGCCGCTCTGCGAAAGCCTCACGGTGCGCTCCCGCAAGGAGGGTGAGGACGGGAAAGAGCTGCTCGTCGCCGATATGTCGGTCGGCTACAAGGCCATTCGCGAGACGTTTTCGAGCCAGGTCGTTCTGCGCCCCGCCGAGAATCGCATCGACGTGAAATATATCGATGGCCCGTTCCGGTATCTCGACAACCGCTGGACGTTCGAAGAAACGGGCCCGGACAGTTGCGCCGTTCACTTCTTCATCGACTACCAGTTTCGCAATCGCATGCTGGGCATGCTGATGGGCACGATGTTCGATCGCGCCTTTCGCACCTTTGCCGAAGCATTCGAGCGCCGCGCCGACAAGATTTACGGTCTGCGCAAGCAGACCGGCTGA
- a CDS encoding pyruvate dehydrogenase complex dihydrolipoamide acetyltransferase, which yields MPINITMPALSPTMEEGNLAKWLVKEGDKVSSGDVIAEIETDKATMEVEAVDEGTIAKLVVPAGTEGVKVNAVIAILAEEGEDAAAAAKGDGSEAKAEAKTDQPEAKAEQPKAEEKAEKPAETAKPVADQAPAASTPAPKKDGERIFASPLARRLAKESGLDLSAVSGTGPKGRIVKADIEAAAKGGAPKAAASGAQAPSASATAPAPMAKGASDEQVLKNFAEGSYELVPHDGMRKTIAKRLVESKQTVPHFYVSVDCELDALLALRKQLNDAAPVRDDKPAYKLSVNDLVIKALALALRDVPDANVSWTESAMVKHKHADVGVAVSIPGGLITPIIRKAEEKSLSAISNEMKDLGKRARDRKLKPEEYQGGTSAVSNMGMMGVKNFSAVINPPHATILAVGAGEKRPIVKNGELAIAEVMTVTLSTDHRCVDGALGAELIGAFKRYIENPMGMLV from the coding sequence ATGCCGATCAACATCACGATGCCCGCGCTCTCTCCCACGATGGAAGAGGGCAATCTCGCAAAATGGCTGGTGAAGGAGGGCGACAAGGTCTCCTCCGGTGACGTCATCGCCGAGATCGAAACCGATAAGGCGACGATGGAAGTCGAAGCCGTCGACGAAGGCACGATCGCCAAGCTGGTCGTGCCGGCCGGTACCGAAGGCGTGAAGGTCAACGCCGTCATTGCCATTCTCGCCGAAGAAGGTGAAGACGCCGCTGCCGCCGCCAAGGGCGACGGTTCGGAGGCGAAAGCTGAGGCAAAGACGGACCAGCCCGAGGCGAAGGCCGAACAGCCCAAGGCCGAGGAAAAGGCCGAGAAGCCGGCAGAAACGGCAAAGCCGGTCGCCGACCAAGCACCTGCCGCTTCCACGCCTGCACCGAAGAAGGACGGCGAGCGCATTTTCGCATCGCCGCTGGCGCGCAGGCTTGCCAAGGAAAGCGGCCTCGATCTTTCTGCAGTTTCCGGTACCGGTCCGAAGGGCCGCATCGTGAAAGCCGACATCGAGGCAGCCGCCAAGGGCGGCGCACCCAAGGCTGCGGCGAGCGGCGCGCAGGCTCCGTCTGCATCGGCCACCGCACCGGCTCCGATGGCGAAGGGCGCCAGCGACGAACAGGTTCTCAAGAATTTCGCCGAAGGCTCCTACGAACTCGTGCCGCATGACGGCATGCGCAAGACCATCGCCAAGCGGCTGGTCGAGTCCAAGCAGACCGTTCCACATTTCTACGTCTCGGTCGATTGCGAGCTCGATGCGCTTCTGGCGCTGCGCAAGCAGTTGAACGACGCCGCACCGGTCCGCGACGACAAGCCCGCCTACAAGCTCTCTGTCAACGATCTGGTGATCAAGGCTCTGGCCTTGGCGCTACGCGACGTGCCGGACGCGAACGTCTCCTGGACCGAAAGCGCGATGGTCAAGCACAAGCACGCCGATGTCGGCGTTGCCGTGTCGATCCCGGGTGGCCTGATCACGCCGATCATCCGCAAGGCCGAGGAGAAGTCGCTCTCGGCCATCTCGAACGAGATGAAGGATCTCGGCAAGCGCGCCCGCGACCGCAAGCTGAAGCCGGAAGAGTATCAGGGCGGAACGTCGGCGGTCTCCAACATGGGCATGATGGGGGTCAAGAACTTCTCCGCCGTCATCAACCCGCCGCATGCCACCATCCTGGCGGTCGGCGCCGGCGAAAAGCGGCCGATCGTCAAGAACGGCGAGCTGGCGATTGCGGAAGTCATGACCGTAACGCTCTCGACCGATCATCGCTGCGTCGATGGCGCGCTCGGAGCCGAGCTGATCGGCGCCTTCAAGCGCTACATCGAAAACCCGATGGGAATGCTGGTCTAG
- a CDS encoding GNAT family N-acetyltransferase, translating to MVDVDRPTWDQLAGTTRASATPDIPYNPFLSYDFLSALEQSGSVAAKTGWLPRHLMLKDPEGALCGAVPAYLKSHSQGEYVFDHGWADAFERAGGEYYPKLQASIPFTPATGPRLLAPADARRTVVQAALAQGLIALTDRLGISSAHITFVPEDEMPVFEEADFLHRTDQQFHFHNQSYGSYDDFLATLASRKRKALRRERQQAMENGISIERLTGPSITEEHWDAFYAFYIDTGARKWGRPYLNRAFFSLIGETMADDILLVMAKREGRYIAGAINFIGGDCVFGRHWGCIEDHPFLHFEICYHQAIDFAIERGLPRVEAGAQGEHKLARGYLPVTTHSAHYIAHPGLKRAVADYLERERREVDQIGAILTEHGPFKKA from the coding sequence ATGGTCGATGTGGACCGGCCAACCTGGGACCAGCTGGCCGGAACGACGCGGGCGAGCGCCACTCCGGATATCCCCTACAATCCCTTTCTTTCCTACGATTTCCTGTCTGCTCTCGAACAATCCGGCTCGGTCGCCGCCAAGACCGGCTGGCTGCCGCGCCATCTGATGCTGAAAGACCCTGAAGGGGCGCTTTGTGGCGCCGTGCCGGCCTATCTCAAGAGCCACAGCCAGGGCGAATATGTCTTCGATCACGGGTGGGCGGATGCCTTCGAGCGTGCCGGCGGCGAGTATTACCCCAAGCTGCAGGCATCGATCCCCTTCACGCCGGCGACCGGGCCACGACTTCTGGCACCTGCGGATGCACGCCGCACGGTCGTGCAGGCCGCGCTGGCGCAAGGCCTTATAGCGCTGACGGATCGGCTGGGCATTTCATCGGCTCATATTACTTTCGTTCCCGAAGACGAGATGCCCGTGTTCGAAGAAGCAGACTTCCTCCATCGAACCGACCAGCAATTCCATTTCCACAATCAATCCTACGGCAGTTACGACGATTTTCTCGCCACGTTGGCGTCACGCAAACGCAAGGCGCTCAGGCGCGAACGTCAGCAGGCGATGGAAAACGGCATCTCCATCGAGCGCCTCACGGGCCCATCGATCACCGAAGAGCACTGGGACGCGTTCTACGCCTTCTATATCGATACCGGCGCCCGAAAATGGGGCCGGCCCTATCTCAACCGCGCCTTCTTCAGCCTGATCGGGGAGACGATGGCGGACGACATCCTGCTTGTGATGGCGAAGCGAGAGGGTCGCTACATCGCCGGAGCGATCAATTTCATCGGCGGCGACTGCGTCTTTGGTCGCCATTGGGGCTGCATCGAGGATCACCCCTTCCTGCATTTCGAGATCTGCTATCATCAGGCCATCGATTTCGCGATCGAACGGGGCTTGCCCCGTGTCGAGGCCGGCGCCCAGGGGGAACACAAGCTGGCGCGCGGATATCTGCCAGTCACCACCCACTCCGCCCATTATATCGCCCATCCAGGCCTGAAGCGCGCGGTTGCCGACTATCTCGAACGGGAGCGCCGCGAGGTCGACCAGATCGGCGCGATCCTCACCGAGCACGGTCCGTTCAAGAAGGCATGA
- a CDS encoding pyruvate dehydrogenase complex E1 component subunit beta, with amino-acid sequence MSVEILMPALSPTMEEGTLSKWLKKEGDTVAAGDVIAEIETDKATMEVEAVDEGTIAKIVVPEGTENVKVNAVIAILAEEGEDASAAASGGGQKAEAEAPAEAEAPKDEPKGEAEGSKESGKVPAQPKVEAQSDPDIPEGTEMVSTTVREALRDAMAEEMRRDKDVFIMGEEVAEYQGAYKITQGLLDEFGAKRVVDTPITEHGFAGVGVGAAMSGLKPIVEFMTFNFAMQAIDHIVNSAAKTLYMAGGQMGAPIVFRGPNGAAARVGAQHSQCYAAWYGHIPGLKVVMPYTAADAKGLLKAAIRDPNPIIFLENEILYGQSFDVPKMDDFVLPIGKARIHKKGTDVTIVSFGIGMTYALKAMDELAGMGIDVELIDLRTIRPMDLPTVIESVKKTGRLVTVEEGFPQSSVGTEIATRVMQQAFDYLDAPVITIAGKDVPMPYAANLEKLALPNVQEVVDAVKAVTYKA; translated from the coding sequence ATGTCTGTTGAAATTCTGATGCCGGCGCTGTCCCCGACGATGGAAGAGGGCACGCTGTCGAAATGGCTGAAAAAGGAAGGCGACACGGTCGCCGCCGGTGACGTGATCGCCGAGATCGAGACCGACAAGGCGACGATGGAAGTCGAAGCCGTCGATGAGGGGACGATCGCCAAGATCGTCGTTCCGGAAGGCACCGAGAACGTCAAGGTGAATGCCGTCATCGCAATCCTCGCCGAAGAAGGCGAAGACGCATCGGCCGCGGCTTCCGGTGGTGGTCAGAAGGCAGAAGCCGAAGCGCCTGCCGAAGCGGAAGCGCCCAAGGACGAGCCGAAAGGCGAGGCCGAGGGCTCCAAGGAGAGCGGCAAGGTCCCGGCCCAGCCCAAGGTCGAAGCCCAGTCCGATCCTGACATTCCTGAAGGCACCGAAATGGTTTCGACGACGGTGCGTGAAGCGCTGCGCGACGCCATGGCCGAGGAGATGCGCCGCGACAAGGACGTCTTCATCATGGGCGAGGAAGTCGCCGAGTATCAGGGCGCCTACAAGATCACCCAGGGCCTGCTGGACGAGTTCGGCGCCAAGCGCGTCGTCGACACGCCGATTACCGAGCATGGCTTTGCCGGCGTCGGCGTCGGAGCGGCCATGTCCGGTCTGAAGCCGATCGTCGAATTCATGACGTTCAACTTCGCCATGCAGGCGATCGACCACATCGTGAACTCGGCCGCCAAGACCCTTTACATGGCCGGCGGCCAGATGGGTGCGCCGATCGTCTTCCGTGGACCGAATGGTGCTGCAGCCCGCGTCGGCGCTCAGCACTCGCAGTGTTACGCCGCATGGTACGGCCACATCCCGGGCCTCAAGGTCGTCATGCCATATACGGCAGCAGACGCCAAAGGCCTGCTCAAGGCCGCGATCCGCGATCCCAACCCTATCATCTTCCTCGAAAACGAGATCCTCTACGGCCAGAGCTTCGACGTACCGAAGATGGATGATTTCGTGCTGCCGATCGGCAAGGCCCGTATCCACAAGAAGGGTACGGACGTCACGATCGTCTCCTTCGGCATCGGCATGACCTACGCCCTCAAGGCGATGGACGAGCTGGCCGGTATGGGCATCGATGTCGAGCTGATCGATCTGCGCACCATTCGGCCAATGGATCTTCCGACCGTCATCGAATCGGTGAAGAAGACAGGCCGCCTGGTCACGGTGGAAGAAGGTTTCCCGCAATCGTCCGTCGGCACCGAGATCGCCACGCGCGTGATGCAGCAAGCATTCGATTATCTGGATGCGCCGGTCATCACGATCGCCGGCAAGGACGTGCCGATGCCTTATGCCGCCAACCTGGAAAAACTCGCTCTGCCGAACGTCCAGGAAGTCGTCGATGCTGTGAAAGCCGTGACTTACAAAGCCTGA
- the pdhA gene encoding pyruvate dehydrogenase (acetyl-transferring) E1 component subunit alpha — MATRKPASTAARRTSSARTSASVRQQTKKSSPVGQIIAPPAPEEFTKERELQAYNDMLLIRRFEEKAGQLYGMGFIGGFCHLYIGQEAVVIGMQMALKEGDQVITGYRDHGHMLATGMKPRGVMAELTGRRDGYSRGKGGSMHMFSKEKGFYGGHGIVGGQVSLGTGLAFANRYRENDNISLTYFGDGAANQGQVYESFNMAALWKLPVVYIVENNRYAMGTSVSRASAQTDFSQRGASFNIPGIQVDGMDVRAVKAAGDLAAEHCRSGKGPIILEMLTYRYRGHSMSDPAKYRSKDEVQKMRSEQDPIEQVRKRLLDNGWASEDELKAMDKKIRDIVADSADFAQSNPEPDPSELYTDILI; from the coding sequence ATGGCCACGCGCAAGCCCGCGTCAACGGCTGCTCGCCGTACGTCATCTGCCCGCACATCCGCATCCGTTCGCCAGCAGACGAAGAAATCGTCGCCTGTCGGACAGATCATAGCGCCCCCGGCGCCGGAGGAGTTCACCAAGGAGCGTGAACTGCAGGCCTACAACGACATGCTGCTCATCCGGCGCTTCGAGGAGAAGGCCGGCCAGCTGTACGGCATGGGTTTCATCGGCGGTTTCTGCCACCTCTATATCGGCCAGGAAGCAGTCGTCATCGGCATGCAGATGGCGTTGAAGGAAGGCGATCAGGTCATTACCGGCTACCGCGACCATGGCCACATGCTCGCAACCGGTATGAAGCCGCGCGGCGTCATGGCCGAGCTGACCGGCCGCAGGGATGGTTATTCCCGCGGCAAGGGCGGCTCAATGCACATGTTCTCCAAGGAGAAGGGGTTCTATGGCGGCCATGGCATCGTTGGCGGTCAGGTCTCGCTCGGCACCGGGCTCGCTTTTGCGAACCGTTACCGCGAGAACGACAACATCTCGCTGACCTATTTCGGTGACGGCGCGGCCAACCAGGGCCAGGTCTACGAAAGCTTCAACATGGCCGCTCTCTGGAAGCTGCCTGTCGTCTACATCGTCGAGAACAACCGCTACGCGATGGGCACTTCCGTCTCGCGCGCCTCGGCCCAGACCGATTTCTCCCAGCGCGGCGCATCCTTCAACATCCCGGGAATCCAGGTGGATGGCATGGACGTGCGCGCGGTCAAGGCTGCCGGCGATCTGGCCGCCGAGCACTGCCGTTCGGGCAAGGGCCCGATCATCCTGGAGATGCTGACATACCGGTATCGTGGCCACTCCATGTCCGACCCGGCGAAATACCGTTCTAAAGACGAAGTGCAGAAGATGCGCTCCGAGCAGGACCCGATCGAGCAGGTGCGAAAGCGGCTTCTCGACAACGGTTGGGCCAGCGAGGACGAACTGAAGGCGATGGACAAGAAGATCCGCGACATCGTTGCCGACAGCGCCGACTTCGCACAGTCCAATCCCGAGCCGGATCCGTCCGAGCTCTACACCGATATTCTCATTTAA
- the lpdA gene encoding dihydrolipoyl dehydrogenase: MAESYDVIIIGSGPGGYVTAIRSAQLGFKTAIVEREHMGGICLNWGCIPTKALLRSAEILDHANHAKDYGLTLEGTMTAKVEDVVKRSRGVSLRLNGGVGFLMKKNKIDVIWGEAELTKPGEIKVSPMKKKPVEPQPPAPKGTKGEGTYTAKHIILATGARPRTLPGIEPDGKLIWTYFEAMVPQEMPKSLLVMGSGAIGIEFASFYRSMGVDVTVVELMSDIMPVEDAEISAIARKALEKRGMKIITDAKVSKVDKSASSVTAHIETKDGKTQTITADRLISAVGVQGNIENLGLEKLGVKTDRGCVVIDGYGKTNVAGLYAIGDVAGPPMLAHKAEHEGVICIEKIAGVPGVHAMDKNKIPGCTYCHPQVASVGLTEAKAKEAGRDIRVGRFQFAANGKAIALGEDNGLIKTIFDKKTGELIGAHMVGAEVTELIQGFVVAMNLETTEEDLMHTIFPHPTLSEMMKESVLDAYGRALNA; the protein is encoded by the coding sequence ATGGCCGAAAGCTACGACGTCATTATCATCGGTTCGGGCCCTGGCGGCTACGTCACCGCGATCCGCTCCGCCCAGCTTGGTTTCAAGACCGCGATTGTCGAGCGCGAACATATGGGCGGTATCTGCCTCAACTGGGGCTGCATCCCCACCAAGGCGCTCCTGCGATCGGCTGAAATCCTCGATCACGCCAACCACGCCAAGGACTACGGCTTGACGTTGGAAGGCACGATGACGGCCAAGGTGGAGGATGTGGTCAAGCGGTCACGCGGCGTCTCGCTGCGTCTCAATGGCGGCGTCGGCTTCCTGATGAAGAAGAACAAGATCGATGTGATCTGGGGCGAGGCCGAACTGACCAAGCCGGGCGAGATCAAGGTTTCGCCGATGAAGAAGAAGCCCGTCGAGCCTCAGCCGCCGGCGCCCAAGGGCACGAAGGGCGAGGGGACCTACACCGCCAAGCACATCATCCTGGCGACAGGCGCGCGCCCCCGCACGCTGCCGGGCATCGAGCCAGACGGCAAGCTGATCTGGACCTATTTCGAGGCCATGGTGCCGCAGGAAATGCCGAAGTCACTGCTGGTGATGGGCTCTGGTGCGATCGGCATCGAATTCGCGTCGTTCTACCGGTCGATGGGCGTCGACGTTACCGTCGTCGAACTGATGTCCGACATCATGCCGGTCGAGGATGCGGAAATCTCCGCCATAGCGCGCAAGGCGCTCGAAAAGCGCGGTATGAAGATCATCACCGACGCAAAGGTCAGCAAGGTCGACAAATCCGCCAGCTCGGTCACAGCGCATATCGAGACCAAGGACGGCAAGACGCAGACGATCACGGCCGACCGGCTGATCTCAGCGGTGGGCGTTCAGGGCAACATCGAAAACCTCGGCCTCGAAAAGCTGGGCGTGAAGACCGACCGCGGCTGCGTCGTCATCGATGGCTACGGCAAGACCAACGTCGCCGGCCTCTATGCGATCGGGGACGTGGCCGGGCCGCCGATGCTCGCCCACAAGGCAGAGCATGAAGGCGTGATCTGCATCGAAAAGATTGCAGGCGTTCCAGGCGTCCATGCCATGGACAAGAACAAGATCCCAGGCTGCACCTATTGCCACCCGCAGGTGGCATCCGTGGGGCTGACCGAAGCCAAGGCAAAGGAAGCCGGCCGCGATATCCGCGTCGGCCGCTTCCAGTTTGCCGCAAACGGCAAGGCTATTGCGCTCGGCGAAGACAACGGACTTATCAAGACGATCTTCGACAAGAAGACCGGCGAACTCATCGGCGCGCACATGGTCGGGGCCGAAGTGACGGAGCTGATCCAGGGCTTCGTCGTCGCCATGAACCTCGAGACCACGGAAGAGGACCTCATGCACACGATCTTCCCGCACCCCACTCTGTCGGAGATGATGAAGGAGAGCGTGCTCGACGCCTATGGCCGCGCTTTGAACGCCTGA
- a CDS encoding SGNH/GDSL hydrolase family protein, with the protein MMKTILCFGDSLTWGTDAATGGRHGYADLWPSSLKAHLGGEIDVVAEGLGGRTTAYDDPTALAERAGTKILPTLLSSHEPIDLVIIMLGTNDLKAKVAGRAIDAMLGMERLVEQVKHHTWRPLYEAPEVLIVAPPIICETADPIFSAMYSGAIEQSEMLASYYADLADEMGCGFFDASSVAVTTPIDGVHLDADNTRAIGKGLAPIVRVMLGI; encoded by the coding sequence TTGATGAAAACCATCCTCTGCTTCGGCGATTCACTCACATGGGGTACGGATGCCGCCACGGGCGGTCGGCATGGCTATGCCGATCTCTGGCCGTCATCGTTGAAGGCGCATCTCGGTGGCGAGATCGACGTGGTCGCCGAGGGTCTCGGCGGCCGCACCACGGCCTATGACGATCCAACGGCGCTTGCCGAACGCGCCGGGACCAAGATCCTGCCGACGCTTCTTTCGAGCCATGAGCCGATCGATCTCGTCATCATCATGCTCGGCACCAACGATTTGAAGGCCAAGGTTGCCGGCCGCGCCATCGATGCGATGCTCGGCATGGAGCGGCTGGTGGAGCAGGTGAAGCATCACACGTGGCGCCCGCTCTACGAAGCGCCGGAGGTGCTGATCGTCGCGCCACCGATCATCTGCGAAACCGCCGATCCGATTTTCTCGGCGATGTATAGCGGCGCGATCGAGCAGTCTGAAATGCTCGCCTCCTACTATGCCGATCTCGCCGACGAGATGGGCTGCGGGTTCTTCGATGCGTCGTCCGTCGCCGTGACGACGCCGATCGACGGTGTGCATCTCGATGCCGACAACACGCGTGCGATAGGCAAGGGCCTGGCACCGATCGTCCGGGTTATGCTCGGGATCTAG